A genomic segment from Thermococcus sp. LS1 encodes:
- a CDS encoding prolyl oligopeptidase family serine peptidase — protein sequence MDDPYIWMEDLNNKCVLKLIEEENKRFREFVGELSDELFPEVKELYFLPIIRTAKLTERGTLVMVNEAGRQVIKWLDGDVIVDSKKLEEELGDEVLLQGFTADSEGKRLAYSFSIGGADEGITRIIDLESGKLIEEIRPSVWGIIFLEDGYYFARFYRKEKTPDGMEPPAVRLFFKDESGERMVFGGGLGSGYFINMGKSTDGKWAMVVVTFGWNKAEVYLGSIKEPEKWEKVYSAEVPAQPIDVIDGKIYILTKEGKGLGKVIAIEDGKIEEIIPEGEFPLEWAVVVGDRILAGRLVHASHRLEVYSLDGKKLDEIIFDLPGSLYPLDTDGKKVILRYESFTVPYRLYEFDGELKLLDERKVEGDFQVSEDFAMSRDGTRIHYFLVKGERDEKKAWVFGYGGFNIALTPRFFPQAIPFIRRGGTFVMANLRGGSEYGEEWHRAGMRENKQNVFDDFIAVLGKLKAEGYKVAAWGRSNGGLLVSATLVQRPDVMDAALIGYPVIDMLRFHKLYIGSVWIPEYGNPDDPKDREFLLKYSPYHNVKRQKYPPTLLYTGLYDDRVHPAHAIKFSMKLKEVGAPVYLRVETKSGHMGASPETRARELTDLLAFVVKTLEA from the coding sequence ATGGATGACCCCTACATCTGGATGGAGGATCTGAACAATAAGTGCGTTCTTAAACTGATTGAAGAGGAGAACAAACGCTTTAGGGAGTTTGTTGGAGAGCTCAGCGACGAGCTTTTTCCGGAGGTCAAGGAGCTCTACTTTCTGCCCATTATCAGAACGGCAAAGCTGACCGAACGGGGCACGCTCGTAATGGTCAATGAGGCCGGAAGGCAGGTCATTAAGTGGCTTGACGGTGATGTGATAGTCGATTCCAAAAAGCTTGAAGAAGAGCTCGGCGATGAAGTGCTTTTGCAGGGCTTCACAGCAGATAGCGAAGGAAAGAGGCTCGCCTACAGCTTCTCCATTGGAGGGGCAGACGAGGGGATAACAAGGATAATCGACCTCGAGAGCGGGAAACTCATCGAAGAGATTAGGCCTTCAGTTTGGGGAATCATCTTCCTCGAGGACGGCTACTACTTCGCGCGCTTCTACAGAAAGGAGAAGACCCCCGATGGAATGGAGCCGCCGGCGGTGAGGCTCTTCTTCAAGGACGAGAGCGGTGAAAGGATGGTCTTCGGTGGGGGCCTCGGCTCTGGCTACTTCATCAACATGGGGAAGAGCACCGACGGAAAATGGGCGATGGTAGTGGTGACCTTTGGCTGGAACAAGGCTGAGGTATACCTCGGCTCCATAAAGGAGCCCGAAAAGTGGGAGAAGGTTTACTCAGCTGAGGTTCCGGCACAGCCGATAGACGTTATCGATGGAAAGATCTACATCCTCACGAAGGAAGGAAAGGGCCTCGGAAAGGTCATCGCAATCGAGGACGGCAAAATCGAGGAGATAATCCCCGAGGGCGAGTTCCCGCTGGAGTGGGCAGTAGTAGTGGGCGACAGAATCCTCGCCGGCAGGCTCGTCCATGCCAGCCACAGGCTCGAGGTTTACTCACTTGATGGCAAGAAGCTCGACGAGATTATCTTCGACCTGCCCGGAAGCCTCTACCCACTCGACACCGATGGCAAGAAGGTTATCCTCCGATACGAGAGCTTCACCGTCCCCTACAGGCTCTACGAGTTTGACGGAGAGCTGAAGCTTCTCGACGAGAGGAAAGTTGAAGGTGACTTTCAGGTGAGCGAGGACTTTGCGATGTCGAGGGACGGCACGAGGATTCATTACTTCCTAGTCAAAGGCGAGAGGGACGAGAAGAAGGCCTGGGTCTTCGGCTACGGCGGCTTCAACATTGCCTTAACTCCGAGATTCTTCCCGCAGGCGATTCCGTTCATACGGCGCGGCGGAACCTTTGTGATGGCCAACCTCAGGGGAGGTAGTGAATACGGCGAAGAGTGGCACCGCGCCGGAATGAGGGAAAACAAGCAGAACGTCTTCGACGACTTCATAGCCGTTCTCGGTAAGCTCAAGGCCGAGGGCTACAAGGTTGCCGCCTGGGGCAGGAGCAACGGCGGGCTGCTCGTCTCAGCGACGCTCGTCCAGCGGCCGGACGTCATGGACGCGGCGCTGATAGGCTACCCCGTCATTGACATGCTCCGCTTCCACAAGCTCTACATCGGCAGCGTTTGGATCCCTGAGTACGGCAATCCCGACGACCCGAAGGACAGGGAGTTTCTGCTGAAGTACAGCCCCTACCACAACGTCAAAAGGCAGAAATATCCGCCAACGCTCCTCTACACTGGCTTATACGATGACAGGGTTCACCCAGCACATGCCATCAAGTTCTCCATGAAGTTGAAGGAGGTCGGCGCGCCAGTTTATCTGCGCGTGGAAACTAAGAGCGGCCACATGGGCGCTTCGCCTGAGACGAGGGCAAGAGAATTGACTGACCTGCTGGCGTTTGTTGTTAAGACTCTCGAGGCTTAG
- a CDS encoding gas vesicle protein GvpD, protein MESARISTGIPGLDAMLNGGLIPGRTYLVKGAPGTGKTTLAMHFAMAGIANGENVLYVTLEEPADNLRADMTKLGFNLRDPRFTLIDATPTAERYVLVDDFFESFAKNIERMTEAIKQQLRTKHYTRIILDPITMLKLTATKEIEYRRAFLTFIKTMMRMRTTVLLTSELQRTDIEEYLVSGVIELKAFEVDGRLSRGIKITKFRGSGFDGTIRPYEITDRGIVVYNDRVISLP, encoded by the coding sequence ATGGAGAGCGCAAGGATATCGACGGGCATTCCTGGTCTCGATGCGATGCTCAACGGTGGCCTAATCCCAGGAAGGACTTATTTAGTCAAGGGAGCTCCCGGAACGGGAAAAACAACGCTCGCGATGCACTTTGCCATGGCCGGCATTGCCAACGGAGAGAACGTTCTCTACGTGACCTTAGAAGAGCCGGCAGATAACCTCAGGGCGGACATGACCAAGCTGGGATTTAACCTCCGCGATCCTAGGTTCACCCTGATAGACGCGACTCCAACGGCTGAGAGATACGTTCTCGTGGACGACTTCTTTGAGTCCTTCGCTAAGAACATAGAGAGGATGACGGAGGCCATAAAGCAGCAGCTCCGCACGAAGCACTACACCCGGATAATTCTCGATCCCATAACCATGCTCAAGCTGACAGCGACGAAGGAGATAGAGTACAGGAGGGCCTTCCTGACCTTCATAAAGACGATGATGAGGATGAGGACGACCGTTCTGCTGACATCGGAGCTTCAGAGAACGGACATCGAGGAGTACCTTGTGAGCGGCGTGATAGAGCTGAAGGCCTTCGAAGTCGACGGGAGACTCTCCCGGGGCATCAAGATAACCAAATTTAGAGGGAGCGGCTTCGACGGAACCATCAGGCCGTATGAAATTACTGACAGGGGGATAGTGGTCTATAACGATCGCGTGATTTCTTTACCCTGA